From Paenibacillus polymyxa, the proteins below share one genomic window:
- the cydC gene encoding thiol reductant ABC exporter subunit CydC, translating to MRRPGLRIMGQLLVLAGPLLPVLLITIVTGVLGFACAIGIIVYGALALLTATGITTGYSMTFLLTAIVLCAVLRGVFRYGEQMSGHYLAFKLLAVLRDKVLQALRRLAPAKLEGKDKGNLISLITSDIELLEVFYAHTIAPVMIGIITSLLMVFFIGSYEPLLGWIAALAYITVGLFIPLLTTRMGKRQGMEYRSSFGQLSSYFLDSLRGMKEIVQYGQGEQRLNEINRRTDQLDAKQKDLKHHEGITRAITDAAVVGFSFLMLLAGLYGMSKGQMDFTSMLISVIALFSSFGPVVALSNLSNNLLQTLASGERVLSLLEETPEVEENMDGMTVGFTGAQIEKVTFAYDGQTVLKDVSLTIPPKRIIGIQGKSGSGKSTLLKLLMRFRDPQQGGILLSEHDLKDIETRHLRSLQSYVDQHTFLFDDSIAANIKIGKPDATHQQVVEAARKASVHDFIMTLPQGYDSRVGELGDRLSGGERQRLGLARAFVHDAPLLLLDEPTSNLDSLNEAIILKSLKEQQQDKTIILVSHRSSTMRMADEIFQMDNRRLS from the coding sequence ATGCGTAGACCCGGTTTACGAATCATGGGTCAATTGTTGGTCTTGGCAGGACCTCTTTTACCTGTGCTGCTTATCACGATTGTTACAGGAGTGCTTGGCTTTGCTTGTGCTATTGGCATTATTGTGTACGGGGCCCTTGCCCTACTGACAGCAACAGGCATCACGACAGGATACAGCATGACATTTTTGCTGACTGCCATCGTGCTATGTGCTGTATTGCGCGGTGTATTTCGTTATGGCGAGCAAATGAGTGGTCATTATCTCGCTTTCAAGCTGCTGGCTGTGCTGCGAGACAAGGTGCTTCAAGCCTTGCGTAGATTGGCCCCAGCCAAGCTTGAAGGCAAGGACAAAGGGAATCTGATATCGCTGATTACAAGTGATATTGAGCTGCTGGAAGTATTTTATGCGCATACGATAGCGCCTGTTATGATTGGCATCATCACTTCACTGCTCATGGTATTTTTTATAGGTTCTTATGAGCCTTTACTAGGCTGGATCGCTGCGCTTGCTTACATAACCGTCGGTTTGTTTATTCCCCTACTTACGACACGTATGGGCAAGCGCCAAGGGATGGAATACCGGAGCAGCTTCGGCCAGCTGAGTAGTTATTTTTTGGACAGCTTACGCGGGATGAAGGAAATTGTTCAATATGGGCAAGGGGAACAACGATTAAATGAAATTAACCGTCGTACGGATCAGTTGGATGCCAAGCAGAAGGACTTGAAGCATCACGAAGGCATCACAAGAGCGATCACAGATGCGGCTGTAGTCGGATTTTCATTCTTGATGCTGCTAGCTGGATTGTATGGCATGTCTAAGGGGCAGATGGATTTTACAAGTATGCTGATTTCAGTCATTGCCCTGTTTAGTTCATTTGGTCCGGTGGTCGCGCTGAGCAATTTGTCTAACAATTTGCTTCAGACGCTGGCAAGCGGGGAACGAGTGCTGAGTCTGCTGGAGGAGACCCCGGAGGTAGAAGAAAATATGGATGGAATGACTGTTGGCTTTACTGGAGCGCAGATAGAAAAGGTGACTTTTGCATACGATGGTCAAACGGTGCTGAAGGACGTAAGTCTCACGATACCGCCCAAACGAATTATAGGTATTCAGGGTAAAAGCGGCTCCGGCAAGTCAACGTTGTTGAAGTTGCTGATGCGATTCAGGGACCCGCAACAAGGTGGAATTTTGCTATCTGAACACGATTTAAAGGACATTGAGACCCGACATTTGAGAAGCTTGCAAAGCTATGTCGATCAGCATACATTCCTGTTTGATGATTCCATTGCAGCTAATATCAAAATTGGAAAGCCTGATGCTACACATCAACAGGTTGTAGAAGCAGCCCGTAAGGCATCAGTGCACGATTTTATTATGACATTGCCTCAAGGATATGACAGCCGAGTTGGAGAGTTGGGGGACAGGCTGTCTGGTGGAGAACGTCAGCGCTTGGGACTGGCCAGAGCCTTTGTTCATGATGCGCCCCTCTTACTGCTGGACGAACCAACTAGCAATTTGGACAGTTTGAACGAAGCGATTATTTTAAAATCGTTAAAAGAACAGCAGCAAGATAAAACAATTATCCTTGTATCGCATCGAAGCTCTACCATGCGAATGGCTGACGAAATTTTTCAAATGGATAACCGCCGACTCTCCTGA
- a CDS encoding DUF454 family protein: MKPIYITLGFLFLALGVIGVVVPLLPTTPFLLLATFFFMRGSERIHQWFSNTSLYHKYLESFVQTRSLKLSTKFTSLGLASAMLITGFIFTPIVWGKALIVLVILFKYYYFIFRVGTVREGKAETPSSSEAVPTPKKRSKMVDSRLLGLVEHSRKYIILGVLVQWIGLLGSIAAVLSMAFVMQQAWEGQVTRQLILSMTVIVIAAIAVRFLSNYAASMLSYRASINAKKTLRSQIYSKLLKMGSSYTDHTSTSGVIQVAVEGVEQLETYFGRYMPQLFYSLLAPVTLFITLSFVSFKAAIILLICVPLIPVSIIVIMRMAKKLFRKYWGSYVNLGHSFLENVQGLTTLKIYGTDQNKHQEMNTAAEDFRKMTMKVLTMQLNSVAVMDLIAFGGAAAGVLVAVSEYSSGHIGLAGALIIVLLSAEFFIPLRLLGSYFHIAMNGMAASDKIFEMLSTEDLVQGQQSIEATDIRLERVNFAYDERDTLRNITMDIPQGSFVSIVGESGSGKSTVAGLIVGHHEGYQGSLTIGGTELTFISEESRMRHMTWIGFNSYIFKGTVEANLRMGNEHADELQMLEALRQVKLYDFILSEGGLEAEIEEQGANLSGGQRQRLALARALLHDSHVYIFDEATSNIDVESEEGIMEVIHALAGQKTVILISHRLENVIQSDCIYVLQNGLVAESGTHQELLSKQGHYAEMYLSQHRMEQFVKGGAVYA, encoded by the coding sequence GTGAAACCGATTTATATTACCTTAGGGTTTTTATTTTTGGCGCTTGGAGTGATTGGCGTAGTGGTGCCGTTGCTGCCGACTACACCGTTTCTGCTGCTGGCAACCTTTTTCTTTATGCGGGGGTCTGAAAGGATTCATCAGTGGTTTTCGAATACATCTTTGTACCATAAGTATCTGGAAAGTTTTGTACAAACCAGGTCGTTGAAGCTGTCTACAAAATTTACGTCATTGGGCTTAGCGTCAGCTATGCTCATTACAGGCTTTATCTTTACCCCCATTGTGTGGGGCAAGGCGCTCATCGTTTTGGTCATCCTGTTCAAATATTATTATTTTATATTCCGAGTCGGAACTGTGAGGGAAGGTAAGGCGGAAACTCCGTCTTCATCTGAAGCCGTCCCTACTCCGAAAAAAAGGTCTAAAATGGTCGACAGTCGTCTACTAGGCCTGGTGGAGCATTCTCGAAAATATATCATCTTGGGTGTGCTCGTACAGTGGATCGGTCTTTTAGGGAGTATAGCCGCCGTTTTGTCTATGGCCTTTGTGATGCAGCAAGCATGGGAAGGACAAGTAACTCGCCAGCTAATTCTATCCATGACAGTCATTGTTATTGCTGCCATTGCCGTTCGCTTCCTGAGTAATTACGCAGCCAGTATGTTGTCCTATCGGGCTTCAATCAATGCTAAAAAAACGCTGCGCTCGCAGATTTACAGCAAGCTGTTAAAGATGGGATCCTCTTATACGGATCATACCTCCACCTCAGGGGTTATTCAGGTTGCTGTAGAAGGGGTGGAGCAGCTTGAAACCTATTTTGGTAGATACATGCCTCAGCTATTTTATAGTCTGCTTGCACCTGTAACGTTGTTCATCACCCTCTCTTTTGTCAGCTTCAAAGCGGCTATCATTCTATTGATCTGCGTTCCCTTAATTCCAGTGTCCATTATTGTTATTATGCGGATGGCTAAAAAGCTGTTTCGGAAATATTGGGGCAGCTACGTCAATTTGGGCCACAGCTTTTTGGAAAATGTACAAGGTCTGACTACGCTCAAAATTTATGGGACAGATCAGAATAAACATCAGGAAATGAACACAGCGGCTGAGGATTTTCGCAAAATGACAATGAAAGTCCTGACCATGCAGTTAAACTCCGTAGCTGTCATGGATCTTATCGCATTTGGTGGTGCCGCCGCAGGTGTGCTGGTCGCGGTTAGCGAATATTCTTCGGGTCACATTGGCTTGGCGGGAGCGCTCATCATTGTGTTGCTGTCGGCAGAGTTTTTCATCCCGCTTCGTCTGCTCGGTTCCTACTTTCATATTGCCATGAACGGAATGGCAGCAAGTGACAAAATATTCGAAATGTTGAGTACAGAGGATCTTGTACAAGGACAACAAAGCATAGAAGCTACAGACATTCGATTGGAACGGGTAAATTTTGCTTACGACGAAAGAGATACCTTGCGTAATATAACCATGGACATTCCTCAAGGCAGCTTCGTTTCCATTGTTGGAGAATCAGGCTCAGGTAAAAGTACGGTAGCCGGATTGATCGTTGGACATCATGAGGGTTATCAAGGAAGCCTGACGATCGGAGGAACCGAACTGACCTTCATTTCGGAAGAAAGCCGCATGCGTCATATGACCTGGATCGGTTTTAACAGCTATATTTTTAAAGGCACCGTCGAAGCAAATTTGAGAATGGGCAATGAGCACGCGGATGAGCTACAAATGCTGGAGGCGTTGCGGCAAGTGAAGCTGTATGATTTCATTCTCTCCGAGGGAGGATTGGAGGCAGAGATAGAGGAGCAGGGAGCGAATCTGTCAGGAGGACAGCGTCAACGTCTAGCACTGGCCAGAGCGTTGCTGCACGACAGTCATGTATATATTTTTGATGAGGCTACTTCTAACATTGACGTTGAGAGTGAGGAAGGAATCATGGAGGTCATACATGCACTGGCAGGTCAAAAAACAGTGATTCTCATCTCTCACAGACTGGAAAATGTGATCCAATCTGACTGTATTTATGTGCTGCAAAATGGTTTGGTGGCAGAATCCGGAACGCATCAGGAACTGTTGAGCAAGCAGGGACATTATGCGGAGATGTATCTCAGTCAGCATCGGATGGAACAGTTTGTAAAAGGGGGTGCAGTATATGCGTAG
- a CDS encoding methyl-accepting chemotaxis protein, with amino-acid sequence MDRTNELLWQRNKLVIIIFWIMTLSSIIPAVSNPSMWISSGVGLVVAAVLTILNIQKIGIRLIPWIITFYSALICIFVNLSSVEVVTTIFICSLLLLYPSYPYFLVAMTLNLCNIFIQITIGTPATLPATGSLRYVHEFIIVGLIGLLLLVVSVLNQKQFKITEEQNKNMDATRQRIEFLFEQVRQAVAGLHSFTERFRNQVDATGNVTNEVAIGFQEVAKGVEMQASNITEVTDNLAQSDRHVREVADHSRELKQLSEDTKNAGGRGSSQLLALTSQIKDLGRVMSRTKEELDEFKVQSDNMSSMLKDITQISKQTNLLSLNASIEAARAGEHGKGFAIVAGEVRNLAEMVGNTSVAMEGILEQLRTQMDSVVSQFDMGQERLQQSMESAHSTEIVLEDILQNANKVLVQAVEVESSTNSMQQFSSQVVQEMMEFSSVTEQASAASEQILAGVEEQQNITSNMVAGFSELEALIIQLKELVHDQNENNSSSEIGKSK; translated from the coding sequence ATGGACAGAACGAATGAATTGTTGTGGCAAAGAAACAAATTGGTGATCATTATTTTTTGGATTATGACTTTGAGCAGCATCATCCCGGCAGTATCTAATCCCTCGATGTGGATATCTAGCGGTGTAGGATTAGTAGTCGCGGCAGTTTTGACGATTCTGAATATACAAAAGATAGGAATCCGGCTTATTCCTTGGATTATTACATTTTATAGTGCATTAATATGTATATTTGTGAACTTATCTAGTGTGGAGGTAGTGACTACGATCTTTATTTGTTCATTGTTGCTACTCTACCCATCTTATCCATATTTTCTGGTAGCTATGACTTTAAATTTATGTAATATTTTTATACAAATTACGATCGGTACGCCTGCAACTCTGCCAGCTACCGGTTCTTTGCGTTATGTACATGAATTTATTATTGTAGGGCTGATTGGGTTACTATTGTTAGTGGTATCGGTGTTAAACCAAAAGCAGTTTAAGATAACGGAGGAACAAAATAAAAATATGGATGCCACAAGGCAACGTATTGAATTTCTATTTGAGCAAGTGAGGCAAGCTGTAGCGGGATTACATAGCTTTACAGAACGATTCAGGAATCAAGTGGATGCTACAGGCAACGTGACGAATGAAGTCGCTATCGGGTTTCAGGAGGTTGCCAAAGGGGTAGAAATGCAAGCTTCGAATATCACTGAGGTAACCGATAACTTGGCTCAGTCTGATCGGCACGTGCGCGAGGTTGCCGATCATTCCCGAGAGCTGAAGCAGCTCTCCGAAGATACGAAAAATGCCGGGGGTAGAGGGAGCAGTCAACTACTTGCACTAACATCTCAAATTAAGGATTTGGGTCGGGTGATGAGTCGTACCAAAGAAGAATTAGATGAGTTTAAAGTGCAGAGTGACAATATGTCTTCCATGCTTAAAGATATTACTCAAATCTCAAAGCAAACCAATTTGCTGTCCTTGAATGCATCCATTGAGGCTGCCAGAGCAGGAGAGCATGGGAAAGGATTTGCGATTGTGGCTGGAGAAGTGCGTAATTTGGCTGAAATGGTTGGAAACACCTCAGTGGCGATGGAAGGTATTTTGGAGCAGCTGAGAACTCAGATGGATTCTGTTGTAAGTCAATTTGACATGGGACAGGAAAGATTACAGCAAAGCATGGAGTCGGCACATTCGACCGAAATTGTACTGGAAGATATCCTGCAAAATGCCAATAAAGTATTGGTGCAGGCTGTGGAGGTAGAGTCCAGTACGAATAGTATGCAACAATTTTCGTCTCAGGTCGTTCAAGAGATGATGGAATTTTCCAGTGTGACAGAACAAGCAAGTGCAGCGTCTGAACAAATTTTGGCTGGAGTAGAAGAGCAGCAAAATATAACCTCCAATATGGTGGCGGGATTTAGTGAGCTGGAGGCATTGATTATTCAGTTGAAAGAGCTGGTCCATGATCAGAATGAGAACAACAGCTCTAGTGAAATCGGCAAAAGTAAATAA
- a CDS encoding S66 family peptidase: MMMGKQAPKLKAGDEIRILSPSRSLSIVSEENRLIAQSRLEALGFKVSFSQHVLENDDFASSSIESRVADLHEAFVDPKVKGILTSIGGYNANQLLAHLDYDLIGAHPKRLCGYSDITALSHAIYARTGLITYAGPHFLTFAMLRGNEYTTTYFQRLMLEEGSIQIQSSPEWSDDAWYQDQDQRSFHRNAGPYAIHEGEAEGTIVGGNLCTLNLLQGTPYMPSLKGTIVFVEDDYESSPATFDRDLQSLLHQPEFDQVKGIIIGRFQKASHMTEELLRQIIRSKRELASIPVIADVDFGHTTPQFTYPIGGKVLIRARNGRVGIEICE, translated from the coding sequence ATGATGATGGGAAAGCAAGCACCTAAATTAAAAGCAGGAGACGAGATACGCATTCTTTCGCCATCCCGAAGCTTGTCTATTGTTTCTGAGGAAAATCGACTGATTGCTCAGAGTAGACTGGAGGCGCTTGGGTTTAAAGTGAGCTTTTCACAGCATGTGCTGGAAAACGATGACTTTGCATCTTCTTCGATAGAGTCTAGAGTAGCTGACTTGCACGAAGCTTTTGTCGATCCAAAGGTAAAGGGCATTCTGACCTCAATTGGGGGCTATAATGCCAATCAGCTTCTAGCCCATCTGGATTATGATCTGATCGGCGCTCATCCTAAACGATTATGTGGCTATTCGGATATAACGGCGTTAAGCCATGCGATTTATGCCAGAACAGGGCTTATCACGTATGCAGGACCTCACTTTTTGACGTTCGCCATGTTGCGAGGAAATGAATATACGACGACTTATTTCCAAAGGTTAATGTTGGAAGAGGGTAGCATTCAAATCCAATCGTCGCCAGAGTGGAGTGACGATGCTTGGTATCAGGATCAGGATCAAAGAAGCTTTCACCGCAATGCGGGTCCATATGCGATTCATGAAGGCGAAGCAGAGGGTACGATTGTGGGCGGAAACTTGTGTACTCTGAATTTGTTACAGGGAACCCCATACATGCCAAGTCTAAAAGGAACCATAGTGTTTGTTGAGGATGATTACGAAAGCTCTCCCGCTACATTTGACCGGGATTTGCAATCATTGTTGCACCAGCCTGAATTTGATCAGGTTAAAGGAATCATCATAGGTCGATTTCAGAAGGCTTCGCATATGACAGAAGAATTGCTGCGGCAAATCATTCGTTCGAAAAGAGAATTGGCATCTATTCCTGTGATTGCAGATGTCGATTTTGGTCATACCACGCCGCAGTTTACATATCCGATTGGCGGGAAGGTGCTTATTCGTGCCCGTAATGGCAGGGTAGGAATTGAAATATGTGAATAA
- a CDS encoding 50S ribosomal protein L25, whose protein sequence is MSSNGGSIQLTAQPRTEKKGSAIRGLRLKGRIPAVVYGSEIEGTPVHVDAKEFNKVIRTGRSEVFNLTVEGGETIPVIIKDYQQRDNQWLHADFLKISKNKPLRVRVSIDYQGTPVGTKSGGILQVQETEVEVEGLPSDLPSTIEVDVSALDIGDKLSASDLKLPKGVTLHVSEEELLASVIVPRAVEVENAAVEGDAAATEGAEEASENKES, encoded by the coding sequence ATGAGTTCTAATGGAGGAAGTATTCAACTAACCGCCCAGCCGAGAACAGAGAAGAAGGGTTCGGCCATTCGTGGATTGAGGTTAAAAGGACGGATTCCAGCTGTGGTTTACGGCTCTGAAATCGAGGGAACCCCTGTACATGTCGATGCCAAGGAATTTAATAAAGTAATCAGAACCGGACGTTCAGAGGTTTTTAATCTCACAGTAGAAGGCGGAGAAACGATTCCAGTCATTATTAAAGATTATCAACAGCGTGACAACCAATGGTTGCATGCCGACTTTTTGAAAATTTCCAAAAACAAACCGCTTCGCGTGCGTGTTTCGATTGATTATCAGGGTACGCCTGTAGGTACAAAATCAGGCGGTATTCTGCAAGTTCAAGAAACAGAAGTCGAGGTTGAAGGTTTGCCTTCTGACTTGCCGTCCACTATTGAAGTGGATGTATCCGCACTGGATATTGGCGACAAGCTGAGCGCAAGCGACTTGAAGCTTCCTAAAGGCGTGACGCTGCATGTCTCTGAAGAGGAGTTGCTGGCATCCGTGATCGTTCCGCGTGCAGTCGAAGTAGAGAATGCTGCTGTGGAAGGTGATGCAGCGGCAACTGAAGGTGCTGAAGAGGCTTCCGAAAACAAGGAATCTTAA
- the pulA gene encoding type I pullulanase, which yields MSDFNQLKGLEHTAYPIYEGYDLGLTYTPAGSKFKVWAPTAQQVHIALYTDAGVYDQEGIVQEHGGGQEFLMNRDGHGVWSIELEGDWNRYYYMYRLEWADHSIHYATDPYARAVSANGQRTAIIDLDRTNPDGWEQDEGPVLERTTDAIIYELHVRDFSMDPDFNTGIKDLSTAQGRFAAFTYTGLMDSEGNSVGLDHLLELGITHVHLLPVADFHTVNDFSELGTEYNWGYDPQHYNVPEGSYSSNPADPEMRIRELKRLVQSLHTAGIGVIMDVVYNHTYSVEKGPFEPIVPGYYYRTDEQGKLTNGSGVGNELATERPMVRKYIKDSLRYWAEEYHIDGFRFDLMALIDTPTVEQLTRELRAEIRPDLLIYGEPWTGGESPQPLLTLKGTQRDKGFAVFNDNYRSAIKGDSDGTGNGFATGAENQEERVLQGAFGAIYDFTAHPSETVNYVTAHDNLNLWDKILTVRHVRENCRFPQWEQGNPKDGRTAEQAVAEADPYQELDESNLLENETVRKSLLANGMILTSQGIPFIHAGDELLRSKYGDHNSYRSSDVVNAIRWNNKARFRSVFDYYQGLIALRRSHPAFRMDQRELVEQHMEVLQSSGHVVAFALRHHANGDAWNYIVVIYNGSDTEQTISLPAESDRWHVVVDAHGAGNETRYEVVGHRVTVSRWSMMVLYDQAGPPQASFLTEQDQANEQVDNETKGLDEGTNQEIAGTAMTDAQRGNDRAVIPFRTIELIYERADRQYSGWNVWVWGTGHQDGHVEFHDWDDGRAVARIRVAPDVQRIGYIVRLNHWDAKDVEADRYIDVDPTQSVMQVLIHSGREEYLLLVNDNRAG from the coding sequence ATGTCTGATTTCAATCAGCTCAAGGGACTTGAGCACACAGCATATCCCATATATGAAGGCTATGATTTGGGTCTTACTTATACGCCTGCGGGCAGCAAATTTAAGGTATGGGCACCGACTGCACAGCAGGTTCATATCGCGTTGTATACCGACGCAGGGGTGTACGATCAGGAAGGAATCGTTCAGGAGCACGGCGGTGGTCAGGAATTTCTCATGAATCGTGATGGTCACGGAGTATGGTCTATAGAGCTGGAAGGCGACTGGAACAGATATTATTACATGTACAGGCTGGAGTGGGCGGACCACAGCATTCATTATGCTACCGATCCATATGCCAGAGCGGTATCAGCCAACGGGCAACGTACGGCTATCATTGATTTGGATCGAACGAACCCGGATGGATGGGAACAGGATGAGGGACCCGTACTTGAGCGTACGACAGATGCTATTATCTATGAGCTTCATGTGCGTGATTTTTCGATGGACCCCGATTTTAATACGGGTATAAAAGATTTATCTACTGCTCAGGGGCGGTTTGCAGCCTTTACGTATACGGGATTAATGGATTCCGAGGGTAACAGTGTCGGACTGGATCATTTGCTGGAGCTGGGCATTACACATGTTCATTTGCTTCCAGTGGCTGACTTTCATACGGTGAATGATTTTTCGGAATTAGGAACTGAATATAACTGGGGCTATGATCCGCAGCATTATAATGTGCCGGAGGGATCTTACTCTTCCAATCCAGCTGACCCGGAGATGCGTATACGAGAGCTGAAACGGCTGGTACAGTCTCTGCATACTGCTGGCATTGGTGTCATTATGGATGTTGTGTACAATCATACGTATTCGGTGGAAAAGGGTCCGTTTGAGCCGATTGTACCAGGATATTATTACCGTACGGATGAGCAAGGGAAGCTCACCAATGGATCAGGTGTAGGTAATGAACTGGCAACCGAACGTCCGATGGTGCGCAAGTATATCAAGGATTCACTACGCTATTGGGCAGAGGAATATCACATAGATGGCTTCCGGTTTGATTTGATGGCGTTAATTGATACACCGACTGTAGAGCAGCTTACCCGAGAGCTTCGCGCTGAAATACGTCCCGATCTGCTGATCTATGGTGAGCCTTGGACGGGTGGGGAGTCCCCGCAGCCTTTGCTTACATTAAAAGGAACGCAGCGGGATAAGGGCTTTGCCGTTTTTAACGACAATTACCGCTCTGCCATTAAGGGAGATAGCGACGGTACCGGGAATGGGTTTGCCACGGGGGCGGAAAATCAGGAGGAACGGGTACTTCAAGGTGCTTTTGGAGCTATCTATGATTTTACAGCTCATCCATCAGAGACCGTCAATTATGTAACGGCCCACGATAATCTCAATTTGTGGGATAAAATTTTGACGGTGAGACATGTGCGGGAGAACTGTCGTTTTCCGCAATGGGAGCAGGGGAACCCCAAAGATGGAAGGACAGCCGAACAAGCCGTAGCTGAAGCAGACCCGTATCAGGAACTGGATGAAAGTAACCTACTTGAAAACGAAACTGTACGTAAGTCTCTGTTGGCTAACGGCATGATTCTGACATCGCAAGGTATTCCTTTTATCCATGCAGGAGATGAACTGCTGCGTTCCAAATATGGAGACCATAACAGCTACCGAAGCTCTGATGTGGTAAACGCTATCCGGTGGAATAACAAGGCGAGGTTTCGATCCGTGTTTGACTACTACCAGGGCTTAATTGCTTTGCGGCGCAGTCATCCGGCATTCCGTATGGATCAGCGTGAGCTGGTGGAGCAGCATATGGAAGTCCTGCAAAGCAGTGGGCATGTGGTGGCTTTTGCATTGAGGCATCATGCTAACGGCGATGCCTGGAATTATATTGTGGTGATTTATAACGGTTCGGATACAGAGCAGACAATATCATTGCCTGCGGAATCGGATCGTTGGCATGTGGTCGTGGATGCACACGGGGCCGGGAATGAGACACGCTATGAAGTGGTAGGCCATCGTGTGACTGTATCGCGCTGGTCGATGATGGTGTTGTATGATCAGGCTGGACCTCCCCAAGCCTCCTTTTTGACTGAGCAAGATCAAGCTAACGAGCAAGTGGATAACGAAACGAAGGGCTTAGATGAGGGGACGAATCAAGAGATTGCAGGTACAGCAATGACAGATGCCCAGCGAGGAAACGATAGAGCGGTTATTCCGTTTCGTACGATTGAACTGATCTACGAGCGTGCAGACCGGCAATACTCTGGCTGGAATGTGTGGGTATGGGGCACCGGACACCAGGACGGACATGTTGAATTTCACGATTGGGATGATGGTCGGGCAGTAGCCCGCATTCGGGTGGCTCCTGATGTACAGCGAATTGGCTACATTGTCCGCCTGAATCACTGGGATGCCAAGGATGTGGAGGCAGATCGATATATTGATGTAGATCCGACCCAGTCTGTGATGCAGGTATTGATTCATAGTGGCAGAGAGGAATATTTATTACTGGTTAACGATAACCGGGCGGGATAG